Proteins encoded by one window of Bacteroidota bacterium:
- a CDS encoding cupin domain-containing protein, giving the protein MHEHMHETISVVSGTLNYKLNGKEEQVGAGGRINFPAGAYHKMWNTTNNEVVLRSEKPEDFVPVEFVYSLDQLYPLMQSNGLTLKMFAKICVLDELFDSVPAGPPPVFFRIIKKVVKPYARIFGVKP; this is encoded by the coding sequence ATGCACGAACATATGCATGAAACTATTAGTGTTGTGAGTGGCACTTTGAATTATAAATTAAATGGAAAAGAGGAACAGGTTGGTGCAGGTGGACGCATTAATTTTCCCGCAGGGGCTTACCATAAAATGTGGAATACTACCAATAACGAAGTAGTGCTGCGTTCGGAAAAACCGGAAGATTTTGTGCCTGTTGAATTTGTTTATTCGCTTGATCAGTTATATCCATTAATGCAATCGAATGGGCTTACATTAAAAATGTTTGCAAAAATTTGTGTGTTGGATGAATTGTTCGATTCTGTTCCTGCCGGTCCACCACCCGTTTTTTTTCGCATTATAAAAAAGGTGGTGAAACCTTATGCGCGCATTTTTGGGGTAAAGCCGTAG
- a CDS encoding T9SS type A sorting domain-containing protein, which translates to MSTFTSRNSNVNCNRLSIYVIIYSCYALIFHPCNVAYGQQFNWGWASQVHGNYNDEIQKVSTNAKGEMLVSGAFFSSAIQWGDTMLINPYENDAVGVYFGKVNTQGELKWANKIFCAPGYWETDLFFRDADINNFGESFVAGHITYYGIMVDTLILNVDGGDNSNSGFAARFDANGKITWAHIYEDGCDVANIIADNYGGFYITGTLRYYAQVDFGDTILYNPLTETQAYIAHYNSNNVVDWAKLIQGKVNEIHGQSIKNDEILIYGDYESYVDVNQLTIDDFSITCMSETANCSFWGKLNIMGEVQWLHNVADEPITVYNRFEVQDGYKQFISFDRPYITVLGDTVYSDAEYYYTNRMLSFDRNGFFLGADIMPQQIGNAASQLYIAPTGNWYATLNLIDSVSCGENIIYNTSIKSDPVVLELDDAFNAIDCYHQELEYSSHSPVINWDRFGNKVMTGSFSGDTLQFGPDVLTNLQLQFQYDAYIAYENRCDTVLSSLTLQDNVLKAPDGVAWTWYVNDSLMMEQTGQVILPLYSGYYTASATQADGCVTWTKPIWFDSNIEPGQIFIYPNPSSGNCTILLPEVITYCNIYNISGQLVYTCLPNTKITLELSNLASGTYFIKSGNEQHVFSSKFIIL; encoded by the coding sequence ATGAGCACGTTTACCTCCCGCAACAGCAATGTAAATTGCAATCGGTTATCCATTTATGTGATAATTTATAGTTGCTATGCATTAATTTTTCATCCCTGTAATGTAGCTTATGGCCAACAATTCAACTGGGGCTGGGCCAGTCAGGTGCATGGAAATTACAACGATGAAATTCAAAAAGTGAGCACTAATGCAAAGGGTGAAATGCTTGTTTCAGGAGCGTTCTTTAGTAGTGCCATTCAATGGGGCGATACTATGCTTATAAATCCCTACGAAAATGATGCAGTCGGAGTTTATTTTGGAAAAGTAAATACACAGGGGGAATTAAAATGGGCTAATAAAATATTTTGTGCCCCTGGCTACTGGGAAACAGATTTATTTTTTAGAGATGCTGATATAAATAATTTTGGTGAGAGTTTTGTTGCAGGTCATATTACCTACTATGGAATTATGGTTGATACCTTAATTCTTAATGTTGACGGTGGTGATAATAGTAACAGCGGATTTGCCGCACGTTTTGATGCAAATGGTAAAATAACATGGGCACACATTTATGAGGACGGTTGCGATGTTGCCAATATCATAGCGGATAATTACGGCGGCTTTTATATTACGGGAACCCTCAGATATTATGCGCAAGTCGATTTTGGTGATACCATTTTATATAATCCTTTAACTGAAACTCAGGCTTATATTGCGCATTACAATAGCAATAATGTTGTTGATTGGGCTAAATTAATACAAGGAAAAGTTAATGAAATTCACGGGCAGTCAATTAAAAATGACGAAATACTCATTTATGGTGATTATGAATCATATGTAGATGTTAATCAATTAACAATTGATGATTTCTCAATAACTTGTATGTCGGAAACTGCAAATTGTAGTTTCTGGGGTAAATTAAATATAATGGGTGAAGTGCAGTGGTTGCACAATGTTGCTGATGAACCAATTACCGTTTATAACCGATTTGAAGTGCAGGACGGTTACAAACAATTTATTTCGTTCGATAGGCCATACATTACAGTATTGGGAGATACAGTTTATAGTGATGCTGAATATTATTATACAAATCGCATGTTGTCGTTTGATAGAAATGGATTTTTTTTAGGAGCTGATATAATGCCTCAACAAATTGGGAATGCAGCGAGCCAATTGTATATTGCACCAACCGGAAATTGGTATGCTACATTAAATTTAATTGATTCGGTTTCTTGTGGCGAAAATATTATTTATAACACTTCAATCAAATCTGACCCTGTTGTTTTGGAATTAGATGATGCATTCAACGCTATAGATTGTTATCATCAGGAATTGGAATATTCCAGCCATAGTCCTGTAATTAACTGGGACAGATTCGGTAATAAAGTGATGACCGGAAGTTTTAGTGGTGATACACTTCAATTTGGTCCGGATGTTTTAACAAACCTGCAGTTGCAATTTCAATATGATGCCTATATCGCTTATGAAAATCGTTGCGATACCGTTTTATCATCTTTAACGTTGCAGGATAATGTGCTTAAAGCACCGGATGGTGTTGCATGGACCTGGTATGTGAACGATAGTTTAATGATGGAACAAACCGGTCAGGTTATTTTGCCCTTGTATTCCGGCTACTATACAGCAAGCGCCACACAAGCTGATGGGTGTGTTACATGGACAAAACCAATTTGGTTTGATAGTAATATTGAACCCGGTCAGATTTTTATTTACCCGAATCCATCAAGCGGAAATTGCACCATCTTGTTGCCCGAAGTAATTACTTATTGTAATATTTACAATATCTCCGGTCAACTTGTTTATACCTGTTTACCAAATACAAAAATCACACTCGAATTAAGTAATCTCGCATCCGGCACTTATTTTATTAAATCCGGAAACGAGCAACATGTGTTTTCATCAAAATTCATTATCCTTTAA
- a CDS encoding arsenate reductase ArsC, with amino-acid sequence MQKPRVLFLCIHNSARSQMAEAYLKRFGGNMFEVESAGLEPGVLNPLAIAVMAEEGMNISENPTKDVFSLHEQGKSFNYVITVCDAKNSERCPVFPGMHSKLAWDFEDPSGLGGTYEEKLAKTRMIRDIIKNAVLAFVDKYGFEEDKYND; translated from the coding sequence ATGCAAAAACCACGTGTATTATTTTTATGTATTCATAATTCGGCCAGAAGCCAGATGGCAGAAGCGTATTTAAAACGTTTTGGGGGGAACATGTTTGAAGTGGAGAGTGCCGGTTTGGAGCCGGGTGTTTTGAATCCTTTGGCAATTGCAGTAATGGCTGAGGAGGGCATGAATATTTCTGAAAACCCGACTAAAGATGTGTTTAGTTTACATGAACAGGGCAAATCGTTTAATTATGTAATCACGGTTTGTGATGCAAAAAATTCGGAGCGTTGTCCGGTGTTTCCCGGCATGCACAGTAAACTGGCCTGGGATTTTGAAGACCCTTCAGGTTTAGGTGGCACTTATGAAGAGAAGTTGGCTAAAACAAGAATGATTCGCGATATTATTAAAAATGCTGTGCTCGCATTTGTAGATAAATATGGTTTTGAAGAAGATAAATACAATGATTAA
- a CDS encoding putative metal-binding motif-containing protein, with the protein MKKITLLFLNLVFCFTLFAQINIDWQSNSGGSGADEIYAVLGTSDGGVITGGFSTSGISGNKTVASCGATDYWVIKYNDAGAIEWQKAYGGSSEDYLYSIVETDDGGFLLGGSSQSGATGVKTEALIGVSDYWIIKIDATGNIVWQNTIGGNSSDNLNEIAKTYDGGFILAGYSFSGISGDKSENPYNASSDYWIVKIDSVGNIVWQNTIGGNNADNPKSVYCNPDGTSIVLGYSLSGATGDKTEANLGNYDFWVLKLSAAGGVLWQNSIGGNNADMPNSVVPAIDGGIIIGGYSGSGISGDKTEALIGIYDYWILKLNTSGNILWQNTIGGTSDDYLFKIVPNVAENKYFLFGYSYSGIGGDKTEAGDATANYWMLETNLSGTIVGQETIQATGYDFGYDASICVDGDYVVGGKSNSGIGGDKTENNNGDFDFWLVKMTTCEATTEVCNTLDDDCDGLIDEGVKSIFYGDSDGDGFGVPEITILACSAPEGYADIIGDCYDANPAIYPGATEICNGVDDNCTGSVDEGLLITFYADNDGDSYGDPTDFELFCEGIAGYVEANGDCNDANNLINPGATELCNNIDDNCDGNIDEGLNVTVTISASGPTTICQGSNVTITATHNGDALQWKKNGVNIAGATSASLLVNATGNYTCMAYSDCDTNTSSIITVTVNKNPKAIISAGGPTTFCPGGNVTLTETPSGGCTYQWFKGAAAIPGATGTTYVATTTGNYKCRVTKTATGCFKLSNAIAVLVTCKEGES; encoded by the coding sequence ATGAAAAAAATTACGCTCCTCTTTCTGAATCTCGTATTTTGTTTCACCTTATTTGCTCAAATTAATATCGACTGGCAATCCAATTCCGGTGGGAGCGGAGCAGATGAAATTTATGCTGTACTGGGAACTTCTGACGGCGGTGTTATAACCGGGGGATTTTCCACCTCAGGAATCAGTGGGAATAAAACAGTTGCATCATGCGGGGCTACAGATTATTGGGTAATAAAATACAATGATGCCGGTGCAATCGAATGGCAAAAAGCATACGGTGGTTCCAGTGAAGATTATTTATATTCCATTGTAGAAACCGACGATGGCGGATTTTTATTAGGTGGCTCAAGTCAATCGGGAGCAACGGGAGTTAAAACAGAAGCGCTAATTGGTGTTTCCGACTACTGGATAATTAAAATCGATGCAACAGGAAATATTGTTTGGCAAAATACAATCGGTGGGAATAGTTCAGATAATCTCAATGAAATTGCTAAAACTTATGATGGTGGATTTATACTTGCCGGTTATTCCTTCTCTGGCATCTCCGGGGATAAATCTGAAAATCCCTATAATGCTTCAAGCGATTATTGGATAGTAAAAATAGATAGTGTTGGCAATATTGTATGGCAAAATACCATTGGTGGAAATAATGCTGATAATCCAAAATCTGTTTATTGTAACCCTGACGGTACCAGTATTGTGCTGGGATATTCATTAAGTGGTGCAACCGGAGATAAAACCGAAGCCAATTTAGGGAATTATGATTTTTGGGTGTTAAAACTCAGTGCAGCAGGTGGTGTATTATGGCAAAATTCGATAGGTGGAAATAATGCAGACATGCCTAATAGTGTTGTACCGGCAATTGATGGAGGTATCATTATTGGCGGTTATAGCGGTTCCGGAATTTCCGGCGATAAAACGGAAGCATTAATCGGTATTTATGATTATTGGATTTTGAAACTCAATACATCTGGAAATATCCTTTGGCAAAATACCATTGGCGGAACATCCGATGATTATTTATTTAAAATTGTACCTAATGTAGCAGAAAATAAATATTTTTTATTCGGCTATTCTTATTCCGGAATTGGTGGTGATAAAACAGAAGCCGGAGATGCAACCGCTAATTATTGGATGCTCGAAACAAATTTATCCGGAACTATTGTTGGGCAGGAAACCATTCAGGCAACAGGATATGATTTTGGTTATGATGCAAGTATATGTGTAGATGGTGATTATGTTGTTGGTGGTAAATCAAATAGCGGAATTGGTGGCGATAAAACAGAAAATAATAATGGTGATTTTGATTTTTGGTTAGTAAAAATGACAACCTGTGAAGCAACAACCGAAGTTTGTAATACACTTGATGATGATTGCGACGGATTAATTGATGAAGGCGTGAAAAGTATTTTTTATGGTGATTCAGACGGTGATGGTTTCGGCGTTCCTGAAATAACAATATTGGCATGCTCCGCACCCGAAGGTTATGCAGATATTATTGGCGATTGTTATGATGCAAATCCTGCTATTTATCCCGGTGCTACTGAAATATGTAATGGGGTTGATGATAATTGTACCGGATCGGTAGACGAAGGTTTACTCATCACATTTTATGCGGACAATGATGGAGATTCATACGGTGACCCAACAGATTTCGAATTATTTTGTGAGGGTATTGCTGGTTATGTGGAAGCTAATGGTGATTGCAATGATGCTAATAATTTAATTAACCCCGGCGCAACAGAATTATGTAATAATATTGATGATAATTGTGATGGAAATATTGATGAAGGTTTAAATGTAACAGTTACAATTTCCGCTTCAGGTCCAACAACAATTTGTCAGGGCAGCAATGTTACAATAACTGCTACACATAATGGCGATGCATTGCAATGGAAAAAGAATGGTGTAAATATCGCCGGTGCAACAAGTGCATCATTATTGGTTAATGCCACGGGAAATTATACTTGTATGGCTTACTCCGATTGTGATACAAATACTTCTTCAATAATTACTGTTACCGTAAATAAAAATCCAAAAGCAATAATATCTGCAGGCGGACCAACAACATTTTGTCCAGGTGGAAATGTTACTTTAACAGAAACACCTTCGGGTGGATGCACCTATCAATGGTTTAAAGGTGCGGCAGCTATTCCAGGCGCAACAGGAACAACTTATGTGGCTACAACAACGGGTAATTATAAATGTCGCGTGACAAAAACCGCCACCGGATGTTTTAAATTATCGAATGCTATTGCAGTGTTGGTTACGTGTAAAGAAGGAGAGAGTTGA
- a CDS encoding winged helix-turn-helix transcriptional regulator: protein MGLTKAEEFSVKDNRIANFAKALAHPARVAILRILLKKESCYCGDIVEELPLSQSTVSQHLKELKEAGIIKGEIEGAKICYCIDAAVWEQMQMVLGNLLT, encoded by the coding sequence ATGGGACTAACTAAAGCAGAGGAATTTTCGGTAAAAGACAACCGTATTGCCAATTTCGCCAAGGCTTTGGCGCATCCGGCAAGGGTAGCCATTTTACGGATCCTGTTAAAAAAAGAAAGTTGTTATTGCGGTGATATCGTAGAAGAACTGCCCCTTTCGCAAAGCACTGTTTCTCAGCATTTGAAGGAATTGAAAGAAGCCGGAATCATTAAAGGCGAAATTGAAGGTGCTAAAATTTGTTATTGTATCGATGCAGCAGTCTGGGAGCAAATGCAAATGGTATTAGGCAATTTATTAACCTGA
- a CDS encoding flavin reductase family protein codes for MATYADAQFNMNICTYVTAVSMLPKMYAVAVYHNTKTLFNLQHTDTAVLQLLSTEQIKLVNILGKKSGTNYNKENYLHKKKLITTWQGYPVLENVAALLLLNKKTVIPSGDHELFLFDVIKFTTLQETDILTFSKLINAGIIL; via the coding sequence TTGGCAACGTATGCTGATGCACAATTTAATATGAATATCTGCACTTATGTAACTGCAGTAAGTATGTTGCCGAAAATGTATGCCGTGGCAGTTTATCACAATACTAAAACGTTGTTTAATCTACAACACACAGATACAGCAGTATTACAATTATTAAGCACTGAGCAAATTAAACTAGTAAATATTTTAGGTAAAAAATCGGGGACTAATTACAATAAGGAAAATTACCTGCACAAGAAAAAATTAATTACAACTTGGCAAGGCTATCCTGTTTTAGAAAATGTTGCGGCTTTATTATTACTAAACAAAAAAACAGTTATTCCAAGTGGTGATCATGAATTGTTTTTGTTTGATGTAATTAAGTTTACAACGTTACAGGAAACAGATATTTTGACTTTTTCGAAACTAATAAATGCGGGTATTATTTTATAA
- a CDS encoding nucleotidyl transferase AbiEii/AbiGii toxin family protein: MSHHTNTIRIKAVAKALDDLNKKIVFVGGATISLYPDRQVFEVRPTDDVDVIIEILNYQNRTELEEKLRNIGFAPDIESGVICRYKIHGIIVDIIPTNDSSVGFNNKWYPDGFNQAVDYQIDEQCTIKILSAPYFLATKFEAFKGRGNNDGRMSQDFEDIIYVLENRATIWEEIINSNEEVKNYLRDEFRNLLLNPNHSEWIDAHVERGFPPATVAILEELKKIAM, from the coding sequence ATGAGTCATCACACTAATACAATTAGAATTAAAGCCGTTGCCAAAGCTTTAGATGATTTAAACAAAAAAATTGTCTTTGTCGGCGGAGCCACTATATCGCTATACCCTGATAGACAAGTGTTTGAAGTAAGGCCTACTGATGATGTAGATGTAATTATAGAAATATTAAACTACCAAAATAGAACGGAACTGGAAGAGAAACTACGAAATATTGGCTTTGCTCCCGATATTGAATCTGGTGTAATTTGCCGCTATAAAATTCATGGTATAATCGTCGATATTATACCTACAAACGATTCTTCTGTCGGATTTAATAATAAGTGGTACCCTGATGGATTTAATCAGGCAGTTGATTACCAAATTGATGAACAATGTACTATAAAAATATTAAGTGCTCCCTATTTCTTAGCTACAAAATTTGAAGCATTTAAAGGTCGCGGAAATAATGATGGTAGAATGAGTCAGGATTTTGAAGACATAATTTATGTCTTAGAAAACCGAGCGACAATTTGGGAGGAAATAATTAATTCAAATGAAGAAGTAAAAAATTATTTGCGCGATGAGTTTCGCAATTTATTGCTTAATCCAAACCATTCTGAATGGATAGATGCGCATGTGGAAAGAGGATTTCCCCCGGCGACAGTTGCTATTCTTGAAGAATTGAAAAAAATTGCAATGTAA
- a CDS encoding T9SS type A sorting domain-containing protein, translating into MTSNNISIFPNPTSDKLNIVAKNIDIADLKIINSAGEIVQIINNWQNETVDVANLPAGIYYLQLLSETEIFQQIFVKQ; encoded by the coding sequence TTGACGTCAAATAATATTTCCATTTTCCCAAATCCAACTTCCGATAAATTAAATATCGTTGCCAAAAATATTGATATTGCTGATTTAAAAATAATTAACAGCGCAGGTGAAATTGTTCAAATAATAAATAACTGGCAAAACGAAACGGTAGATGTAGCAAATTTACCTGCAGGCATTTATTATTTGCAATTGTTAAGCGAAACAGAAATTTTTCAGCAAATATTTGTGAAACAATGA
- a CDS encoding T9SS type A sorting domain-containing protein, whose protein sequence is MNFYFDRVFAGVVNYNNWIAGTYFTEGSVMYSSFMTYRPYMIPFAYPIGVMLSFQDGYAQLAAEFVVDSAGEFYNEEGKWGAGGEAFFGIRTKRDEHYYYGWIRATVADSAKSITLHDYAYETIADKTIIAGDSLGTMSVSTSSLQPINITCNGTTLFIQTNASYNINQTELIIYDLSGKQVFSKQLSAGNQSIQLPLQTGIYIATCNYNGDIISKTISIL, encoded by the coding sequence GTGAATTTTTATTTTGATCGGGTATTTGCCGGTGTTGTAAATTATAATAATTGGATTGCCGGAACATATTTTACGGAAGGAAGTGTTATGTATAGTTCATTTATGACCTATCGCCCATATATGATACCGTTTGCATATCCAATCGGTGTAATGCTGAGTTTTCAGGATGGTTATGCTCAACTTGCAGCGGAATTTGTTGTTGATTCGGCCGGTGAATTTTATAATGAAGAAGGAAAGTGGGGAGCAGGAGGCGAAGCATTTTTCGGTATCCGCACAAAACGCGACGAACATTATTATTATGGTTGGATACGCGCCACAGTTGCCGATTCCGCAAAATCAATAACCCTTCACGATTATGCCTATGAAACAATAGCCGATAAAACCATAATCGCAGGCGATAGTTTAGGCACTATGTCCGTTTCCACATCATCATTACAACCAATAAATATCACCTGCAACGGAACAACATTATTTATTCAAACAAATGCATCATATAATATTAATCAAACCGAATTAATTATTTATGATTTATCCGGCAAACAAGTTTTTAGCAAACAATTATCCGCAGGCAATCAATCAATTCAACTCCCACTGCAAACAGGAATATATATCGCAACCTGTAATTATAATGGTGATATAATTTCCAAAACAATTTCAATCCTCTAA
- a CDS encoding T9SS type A sorting domain-containing protein: MNEHFYRCKHLVAASRNIIIDLTHYIQIQQWEIFDITGKLIYTGNIEMLHTQIPLHTNGNYLVVINQEGKNFVKKIMMI; this comes from the coding sequence ATCAATGAGCATTTTTATCGGTGTAAACATTTAGTTGCGGCGTCGAGGAATATTATTATTGACCTGACACATTACATACAAATACAACAATGGGAAATTTTTGATATTACTGGAAAATTAATTTACACGGGTAATATTGAAATGCTTCATACACAAATTCCTTTGCACACTAATGGAAATTATTTAGTAGTAATAAATCAAGAAGGGAAAAATTTTGTAAAAAAAATTATGATGATTTAA
- a CDS encoding T9SS type A sorting domain-containing protein gives MKKLLLGLATVFTLNATTNAQISLIGASVNDSTAKIDVVQWEAFDSLSVTVTPSFLDGYYFSSSAFDAYNANYYLTGLSGDSSGLYSFNSGTAEENLVDGSAYSNISEFDMSTGKMYNLIMETDENISIYEFNVNTNEDSLIGIINEPGVIGIVTDAIGFDSNNGIIYYVGYTNDSAIGLYAISVRDSVFSYTRTILNTTAPINNIFGVNYDNENDKLFALNDTYDTLFNFSGRYVIEINTVTGDIINRVDLAEFPYYVGGSSCFDQNTSTYLIAAIDTTNLLKMVAINTLTDTYVSGFIPSLVSEIVCDNSQFAKNKYASTSINQELASSLNVYPNPVTSVLRIEYTSSSPVLVQVSDSHGKQLITRNYNSTNKIDLNLESFAPGLYIVTLISGEETVSQKIMVM, from the coding sequence ATGAAAAAACTATTACTTGGCCTCGCAACAGTATTTACCCTTAACGCCACTACCAACGCTCAAATCAGTCTTATTGGAGCTTCCGTTAACGATTCAACAGCTAAAATTGACGTTGTTCAGTGGGAAGCGTTTGATTCTTTGTCGGTGACCGTAACGCCATCGTTTTTGGATGGTTATTATTTTTCCTCTTCAGCATTTGATGCATACAATGCGAATTACTACTTAACGGGACTTTCGGGTGACAGTTCGGGTTTGTATTCTTTTAATTCGGGAACTGCTGAGGAAAATCTGGTTGATGGTTCTGCATATTCCAATATATCAGAATTTGATATGAGCACCGGAAAAATGTATAACCTCATTATGGAAACGGATGAAAATATCAGCATTTACGAATTTAATGTGAACACGAATGAAGATAGTTTAATTGGTATTATTAATGAGCCCGGCGTGATTGGTATTGTTACTGATGCAATTGGTTTTGATTCCAACAATGGTATTATTTACTATGTAGGCTACACGAATGATTCTGCTATAGGTTTATATGCCATTTCGGTGAGAGATAGTGTTTTTTCATATACAAGAACTATTTTAAATACTACAGCACCAATAAATAATATTTTTGGTGTTAATTATGATAATGAGAATGATAAATTATTCGCTTTAAATGATACTTACGACACGTTATTTAATTTCAGTGGAAGATATGTTATTGAAATAAATACAGTAACCGGTGATATTATTAACCGTGTCGATTTAGCTGAATTCCCATACTACGTAGGTGGTTCGTCTTGTTTTGATCAAAATACCAGTACGTATTTAATTGCAGCCATCGACACTACCAATTTGCTTAAAATGGTTGCGATAAATACCTTAACCGATACGTATGTATCCGGATTTATTCCAAGTTTAGTTTCTGAAATTGTTTGTGATAATTCGCAATTTGCAAAAAATAAATATGCCAGCACATCAATAAATCAGGAATTGGCTTCCAGCTTAAATGTATATCCTAATCCTGTTACATCGGTATTGCGTATTGAATATACTTCATCGAGCCCGGTTTTGGTTCAGGTGTCTGATTCACATGGCAAACAATTAATCACACGCAATTATAACTCCACTAATAAAATTGATTTAAACTTGGAATCATTTGCACCGGGACTTTATATCGTAACCTTAATTAGTGGTGAAGAAACTGTTTCTCAGAAGATTATGGTAATGTGA